In the genome of Aspergillus flavus chromosome 8, complete sequence, one region contains:
- a CDS encoding S-2-hydroxy-acid oxidase — translation MRSTLFLLPFLPTALATRPFLNEPDTGIEDVLGDTPAGTLPDLERIVGLPDFEWAARRYMNASSYTYYRNGAAGEWSYRNNLEAYGRFRFKPRMLVDVTNIESTLPTTILGHNFSAPFYISPCARGGLAHPEAEKNFVKAAYEEDILYIPSLYASLSVDEIAAAKPSNGSQTIFQQVYLTENDTETKQLFEKVEKLGSKAIVFTVDSAADGNRHRAARYGVGSADSSYTYITWDYYKKLQNMTSLPVVLKGIQSVEDVKLAVAHGAPAVILSNHGGRQLDGTPSPLEIALEIHEEAPELFEQIEIYADGGVRYGADVLKLLALGVRAVGLGRPFMFANTYGVEGVKHAIQLLKHEIAIDAGNLGVGDLKKLDASYVKWTNNGWYS, via the exons ATGCGTTCCACGTTGTTTCTCCTCCCATTCCTTCCCACAGCTCTTGCAACTAGACCTTTCCTCAATGAGCCGGATACTGG CATCGAGGATGTCCTCGGCGACACCCCGGCGGGCACCCTTCCAGACCTAGAACGCATCGTCGGCCTTCCTGATTTCGAATGGGCCGCCAGGCGCTACATGAACGCTTCCTCATACACATACTACCGTAACGGCGCGGCCGGAGAATGGTCTTACAGGAACAACTTGGAGGCCTACGGCCGATTCCGCTTCAAGCCACGCATGCTGGTCGACGTCACCAACATTGAATCCACCCTTCCTACAACCATCCTGGGCCACAACTTCTCCGCCCCTTTCTATATTAGCCCCTGTGCTCGTGGGGGTCTGGCCCATCCCGAAGCCGAGAAGAACTTCGTCAAAGCTGCCTATGAAGAGGATATCCTGTATATCCCATCGCTCTATGCATCGCTCTCCGTCGATGAGATCGCCGCTGCTAAGCCATCCAATGGCTCCCAGACTATTTTCCAGCAAGTGTATCTCACTGAAAATGACACCGAGACGAAACAGCTCTTCGAGAAGGTGGAAAAGCTGGGTAGCAAGGCGATCGTCTTCACCGTCGACTCCGCAGCAGACGGAAACCGTCATCGCGCCGCTCGCTACGGCGTCGGGTCAGCAGACAGCTCATACACCTACATTACCTGGGATTACTACAAGAAGCTCCAGAACATGACTTCATTGCCTGTCGTCCTGAAGGGCATTCAGTCCGTCGAGGATGTTAAGCTGGCCGTTGCACACGGCGCCCCGGCCGTTATTCTTTCTAACCACGGTGGACGTCAGCTCGACGGTACCCCATCGCCTCTTGAAATTGCTCTTGAGATTCACGAGGAGGCCCCGGAGCTCTTCGAGCAGATCGAAATCTATGCAGATGGTGGTGTTCGGTATGGCGCGGACGTTCTGAAACTACTTGCACTGGGTGTTAGGGCTGTCGGTCTCGGTCGTCCGTTTATGTTTGCGAACACGTACGGTGTCGAGGGAGTTAAACATGCGATTCAACTTCTCAAGCATGAGATTGCCATTGATGCTGGTAATCTTGGTGTGGGCgatttgaagaagctggatGCTTCTTAT GTCAAATGGACAAACAATGGCTGGTATAGCTGA
- a CDS encoding putative pectin lyase A (pectin lyase F), translated as MKFALLSGVAAGLLPVVSAVSVSGAAEGFAKGVTGGGSAAAVYPTTTDELVSYLGDSSPRVIVLDRTFDFTGTEGTTTATGCAPWGTAAACQLAINQNDWCTNYQPDAPSVSVTYDNAGILGITVASDKTILGSGSSGVIKGKGLRIVSGASNIIIQNIAITDLNPKYVWGGDAITLNDADMVWIDHVTTARIGRQHLVLGNDADNRVTVSNSYFNGVSDYSATCDGYAYWGIYFAGSSDLITFKGNYIHHFSGRSPKVQENTLLHAVNNYWYDSTGHAFEIGAGGYVLAEGNVFQNIDTPVQSPIEGQLFTSPDTNTNTVCATYLGRNCEVNGFGSSGTFSQADTAFLVNFEGKNIASASPYADAQSSVPSSAGQGNL; from the exons ATGAAGTTTGCTTTGCTATCCGGTGTCGCCGCGGGACTTTTACCCGTTGTAAGCGCAGTCAGTGTCTCTGGTGCTGCAGAGGGTTTCGCCAAAGGTGTGACTGGCGGTGGCTCTGCTGCTGCCGTGTATCCTACCACTACAGATGAGCTAGTGTCCTATCTGGGTGATTCGTCTCCTCGTGTCATTGTCCTGGACCGCAC GTTTGATTTTACTGGCACCGAGGGTACCACTACGGCCACTGGGTGTGCACCGTGGGGAACTGCTGCGGCCTGTCAACTTGCCATCAACCAGAATGACTGGTGCACCAACTATCAACCTGATGCCCCTTCGGTGTCCGTCACATA CGACAATGCCGGTATACTCGGAATAACGGTCGCCTCCGACAAGACTATCCTCGGTTCGGGCTCCAGTGGTGTCATCAAAGGCAAAGGCCTTCGAATTGTTAGCGGTGCAAgcaacatcatcatcca AAACATTGCCATCACAGATCTAAACCCCAAGTACGTGTGGGGAGGCGATGCCATTACCCTAAACGATGCGGATATGGTCTGGATTGACCACGTTACG ACTGCCCGTATTGGCCGTCAGCATCTCGTCCTTGGAAACGACGCCGACAATCGCGTGACCGTGTCTAACAGCTACTTCAACGGTGTTTCGGACTACAGCGCCACGTGCGACGGATACGCATACTGGGGCATCTACTTCGCTGGCTCCAGCGACCTCATCACCTTTAAAGGCAACTACATCCATCACTTTAGCGGTCGCAGTCCCAAGGTCCAGGAGAACACCCTTCTTCATGCT GTCAACAACTACTGGTACGACTCGACCGGCCATGCCTTCGAGATCGGGGCGGGCGGCTACGTCCTTGCAGAGGGCAACGTCTTCCAGAACATCGACACCCCCGTACAGTCGCCGATTGAGGGACAACTATTTACATCGCCCGACACGAACACCAACACTGTCTGCGCCACATACCTCGGTCGGAACTGCGAGGTCAATGGGTTTGGTAGCTCGGGCACTTTCAGTCAAGCAGACACAGCCTTCCTGGTGAACTTTGAGGGCAAGAATATCGCGTCGGCTTCGCCGTATGCCGATGCGCAGAGCTCGGTGCCAAGCAGCGCTGGACAGGGAAATCTTTGA
- a CDS encoding putative 4-hydroxy-2-oxovalerate aldolase, translating into MALNVALRTSLARQSTAYGFWLTVPSAPVARTILRAATASPVEAFSWVLVDAEHGLITDRDYYDLTTAIAAEGASPIIRVPWQEEWMIKRALDSGAHGVLTPMCHSVEDARRIVRYCKYPPVGCRGYGPLYAPHAFPGVQAGAQYDDNADQNLMVMVQIESRSGLDSVEEIAKVEGLDVLLIGRFIKACDSSHNEEPSEAWGPFDLAKQIGVVRGGDEHTAAIDRILKAAKSAGKKAAIFCTSGEQARQYAEQGFDMVSVITDQGAMGDAMVQSLSAAQGRDADNKPRDGY; encoded by the exons ATGGCCTTGAACGTTGCGCTCCGTACCTCCCTCGCACGCCAATCGACGGCGTACGGCTTCTGGCTTAC CGTCCCCAGCGCCCCCGTCGCCCGAACCATCCTCCGCGCTGCAACCGCCTCGCCGGTCGAGGCTTTCAGCTGGGTCCTCGTCGATGCAGAGCACGGATTGATCACAGACAGAGACTACTACGAC CTCACAACAGCGATCGCCGCAGAAGGCGCCAGCCCCATCATCCGCGTACCCTGGCAAGAAGAGTGGATGATCAAGCGTGCTCTGGATTCTGGCGCTCATGGAGTTCTGACTCCTATGTGTCACTCAGTG GAGGATGCCCGCCGTATTGTGAGATACTGCAAGTACCCGCCCGTCGGTTGCAGAGGCTATGGGCCGCTGTATGCGCCCCACGCTTTCCCCGGTGTCCAGGCCGGAGCTCAGTATGATGACAACGCCGATCAAAACTTGATGGTCATGGTCCAGATTGAGTCCAGGTCCGGTCTGGACAGCGTAGAGGAAATCGCAAAGGTGGAGGGATTGGATGTGCTTCTGATCGGTAGGTTTATCAAGGCTTGCGACTCATCTCACAACGAGGAACCCAGTGAAGCATGGG GCCCCTTCGATCTCGCAAAACAGATCGGCGTCGTCCGCGGCGGAGACGAGCACACGGCGGCTATTGATCGCATTCTGAAGGCCGCCAAGTCTGCCGGAAAGAAGGCGGCGATCTTCTGCACAAGTGGTGAGCAGGCCCGCCAATATGCCGAACAAGGCTTCGACATGGTATCAGTCATCACCGACCAGGGTGCTATGGGAGATGCTATGGTGCAGTCTCTGTCGGCTGCACAGGGCCGCGACGCGGACAACAAGCCCCGGGATGGGTACTGA
- a CDS encoding glycosyl hydrolase family 76-domain-containing protein: MWSYFWHIAFTALLTLGRLTAGIQLDINDPNSIKDAAATAAYGMMTYYHGNESGQIPGKLPGTWWTGGEVFMALVQYWYWTGDTSYNDVTKQALIWQKGHNDYLPDNYTQDLGNDDQVFWGLAAMTAAELNFPEDEEVSWLALAQGVFNTQAEKWDPDTCHGGLRWQRNSWNGGYDLKNSVSNGGFFQLAARLARYTKNETYTEWAEKAFTWATSVPLIIEKGWTINDLVTVESNCQAPNQMQWSYNYGIYFNGAAYMYNLTNGDTKWKNVVEGLLNTTWRNFFPQEYGGNIMVEPCEPQKQGVVPCDGNQSTFKSLVTAWLAFTTTIMPETLDQILPKLQGSAEGAAKQCSGPSPDKICGQRWFLDKYDGVTGLREHMCALSVFTANMVPFKTGNRDQGPLTADTGGTSKGDPSAGTGSRKPEKDKPREITTGDRVGASIATVVVVGIWLGIAAFMVTGG; the protein is encoded by the exons ATGTGGTCATACTTCTGGCATATTGCATTTACAGCGTTGCTGACGCTAGGACGGCTTACCGCAGGCATTCAGCTTGATATCAATGATCCGA ATTCGATCAAAGATGCCGCCGCAACCGCCGCCTACGGGATGATGACCTATTATCACGGCAACGAATCCGGTCAAATTCCAGGGAAGCTTCCGGGCACATGGTGGACGGGTGGTGAGGTATTCATGGCACTGGTGCAGTACTGGTACTGGACAGGAGATACCTCATACAACGATGTTACCAAACAAGCCTTGATCTGGCAAAAAGGCCACAATGACTATCTACCGGACAATTATACCCAAGATTTGGGCAACGACGATCAGGTATTCTGGGGTCTCGCCGCGATGACTGCCGCCGAATTGAATTTccccgaagatgaagaggtgTCGTGGCTCGCACTGGCGCAAGGAGTGTTTAACACTCAGGCGGAGAAATGGGACCCGGATACTTGCCATGGTGGCCTGCGGTGGCAGAGAAATTCGTGGAATGGAGGGTACGATCTTAAGAATTCCGTCTCCAACGGAGGGTTCTTCCAGCTCGCTGCTCGTCTTGCACGATATACCAAGAATGAAACTTATACTGAGTGGGCAGAGAAGGCGTTCACCTGGGCCACATCTGTTCCTTTGATCATCGAGAAAGGGTGGACTATCAATGATCTGGTTACGGTGGAATCGAATTGCCAGGCACCTAACCAGATGCAATGGTCTTACAATTATGGCATCTACTTTAATGGTGCTGCGTACATGTATAACTTG ACCAATGGCGATACGAAATGGAAAAATGTCGTGGAAGGCTTATTGAATACTACATGGCGCAATTTCTTCCCACAGGAGTATGGGGGTAACATCATGGTTGAACCATGCGAGCCTCAAAAGCAAGGAGTTGTACCATGCGATGGCAATCAGTCCACATTCAAGAGTTTGGTCACCGCTTGGCTCGCCTTCACGACCACTATCATGCCCGAGACACTGGACCAGATCTTGCCCAAATTACAGGGGTCTGCAGAGGGAGCAGCAAAACAGTGTTCCGGACCCTCCCCAGACAAGATATGTGGACAGCGATGGTTTCTTGATAAATACGATGGGGTCACCGGCCTCCGTGAGCATATGTGTGCGTTGAGCGTTTTCACTGCGAATATGGTTCCATTCAAGACCGGAAACCGTGATCAAGGTCCATTGACGGCGGACACTGGAGGAACTAGCAAAGGTGATCCGAGTGCAGGAACGGGGAGTCGCAAACCGGAGAAGGACAAGCCACGAGAGATAACGACAGGAGACCGTGTCGGCGCCAGCATTGCGACGGTGGTTGTTGTGGGTATATGGCTTGGAATAGCGGCCTTTATGGTGACTGGGGGTTGA
- a CDS encoding putative C6 transcription factor, with protein MPPRRSHKKSRTGCIQCKKRRVKCDERGPPCSNCTTRGIECAYSSTPAGALMPNTVSASPSSPQVSISPNAIPSQSPPATTHYDLRSLELMHKFSTETYYSLSSDALDHRVWQTSMPRKALEFDFLLDGILSIASLHTAATKPPLEARSYIDTALEYQNRALTPFRHALNNISPANCDAIYAYSLITIASRIAMPHLAIGDNEGPNMIENILHVFELLQGTTEISKMTRAWSSQSSFPTVGDYWAPAAKCLDSETEEAFSRLTALNNQKNSTLPEEHLITDEAIDLLRRCFCRYSTMKDPGSVVTWLAVVNRRFVDMLRGLEPLSLLILGHWGVLLGQLDGKIWWASNSGRALVTDILSVCRKGVVEYGDAWLWPKRELRL; from the exons ATGCCGCCTCGGAGATCCCATAAGAAGTCACGCACTGGCTGTATCCAGTGTAAAAAGAGACGAGTAAAG TGTGACGAGCGCGGCCCACCTTGCAGTAACTGCACCACCCGGGGGATAGAATGCGCCTATTCCAGCACACCCGCTGGGGCCCTCATGCCAAACACAGTGTCAGCGAGCCCTAGCTCTCCGCAGGTGTCCATAAGCCCAAACGCCATCCCCAGTCAATCACCGCCAGCCACCACACACTACGATCTCCGCTCATTAGAGCTCATGCACAAATTCTCAACAGAGACCTATTACAGTCTCTCTAGCGACGCCTTAGACCACCGAGTATGGCAAACCTCCATGCCTCGCAAAGCACTTGAATTCGACTTCCTTCTAGACGGCATCCTATCAATTGCCTCACTGCACACCGCGGCAACAAAACCCCCCCTAGAAGCACGTTCATACATTGACACGGCACTAGAATACCAGAACCGAGCATTGACGCCCTTCCGACATGCTCTTAACAACATCTCGCCGGCAAACTGTGATGCCATCTATGCCTACTCCCTCATCACCATCGCCAGTCGTATAGCAATGCCCCATTTAGCAATAGGGGATAACGAAGGTCCGAACATGATTGAAAACATCCTCCACGTCTTCGAGTTACTGCAAGGGACCACCGAGATCTCGAAAATGACTCGCGCATGGTCGTCGCAGAGTTCTTTCCCGACAGTCGGGGATTACTGGGCCCCAGCTGCCAAGTGTCTGGATAGTGAAACGGAAGAAGCCTTCAGCCGTTTAACGGCGCTAAATAATCAGAAGAATAGCACTCTACCAGAAGAACATCTTATTACTGATGAGGCGATAGATCTGCTGCGGCGGTGCTTTTGTCGGTACAGCACTATGAAAGATCCGGGCTCGGTTGTTACTTGGCTAGCTGTGGTTAATAGAAGATTCGTTGATATGCTTAGGGGTCTGGAGCCTCTTTCGTTGCTTATCCTCGGACATTGGGGGGTTTTACTCGGTCAGCTTGATGGCAAGATTTGGTGGGCTTCAAACTCGGGGAGGGCTTTGGTCACGGACATATTGAGTGTTTGTAGGAAGGGTGTTGTTGAGTATGGGGATGCTTGGTTGTGGCCGAAGCGGGAGTTGCGTTTATGA
- a CDS encoding putative aspergillopepsin: MKPTHAYLTAALISGALAAPGSTLAQRMRHRSLDHLTLPLQGEGSATDSEARVAGAAVQYSNNWAGVVREQAPPEGPYTAVSATFTVPSATAVANQNGVQAGSVWVGIDGDTYAGAILQAGVDFYSDPTQQNHAWFEWYPAYATNFPNIEVNAGDTIVSTVRSNSPSEGIAIIENKSTGQTVSQTVTAPEPTATLAGQNAEWIVEDFQSGDTMVVLANFGEVEFSGAQAEAGNAKFGLKGGEVIDLKQNNKVLTQTEVTGDQDMTVKFIGA, from the coding sequence ATGAAGCCCACTCACGCCTATCTCACCGCTGCCCTCATCAGCGGAGCTCTAGCCGCCCCAGGCAGCACTCTCGCCCAACGCATGCGCCACAGATCACTAGACCACCTAACCCTCCCCCTGCAAGGCGAAGGCTCTGCCACAGACTCAGAAGCCAGGGTAGCGGGCGCCGCCGTCCAATACAGCAACAACTGGGCCGGGGTAGTACGCGAGCAAGCACCCCCCGAAGGCCCCTACACCGCCGTCTCGGCAACATTCACAGTCCCCAGCGCGACCGCCGTCGCCAACCAAAACGGAGTCCAAGCAGGTTCCGTCTGGGTTGGCATCGACGGAGACACCTACGCCGGGGCTATCCTGCAGGCCGGCGTGGACTTTTACTCCGATCCTACGCAGCAAAACCACGCCTGGTTCGAATGGTATCCGGCCTATGCGACCAATTTCCCGAACATTGAGGTCAACGCAGGCGATACTATCGTCTCTACCGTTCGATCCAATTCCCCGAGCGAGGGTATCGCTATTATAGAGAATAAATCCACCGGTCAGACGGTGTCGCAGACTGTCACTGCTCCTGAGCCGACGGCTACCTTGGCCGGCCAGAATGCAGAGTGGATTGTGGAAGACTTCCAGTCGGGCGATACGATGGTCGTCTTGGCTAACTTTGGGGAGGTGGAGTTCAGCGGTGCGCAGGCTGAAGCCGGAAACGCCAAGTTTGGGTTGAAGGGGGGAGAGGTTATTGATCTGAAGCAGAACAATAAGGTGCTTACTCAAACTGAGGTTACGGGGGATCAGGACATGACGGTCAAGTTTATTGGAGCATGA
- a CDS encoding MFS allantoate transporter: MTFIPKSDETKEKVILEATAKDDIEIGQMTSLDEAELFLQEHGVTDTQLQELLNDSKKSKELVRKVDLIVLPLLCGTYVLQYIDKQALAYSAVFDLFTDAHINSNQYSWLVSIFYFGYFFWEYPASHLAQRLPTGTVISSFVLSWGSMLMITAACNNFTGLGITRFLLGCFEAPITPCFMMIVGMWYTRQEQPFRAGCFYCCNGVGSMLGGLITFAIGQIKTFPVWRAVFLICGGVTVIWGGILMLFLPNSVLTAKRFSVEEKILLVGRGKQNQTGILNRSVKWYQIREAFIDPQVWLLFLFTLLNETINGGTANFGKLIIKGLVSSPLLTTALGIPQGAFQVLFILSGSYLSTRFKNIRTIIMILYLIPTVIGISLLWKLPRTNRYGVLFGYYILGAYVSSLVLSLQMPSSNMGGYTKRVTATAFVFLAYCIGNIIGPHAFLAKEAPIYQTGCKLVLACALCQMVCAACLRVLLVRRNKRREERMRSDPGLDGQGESDVMADLTDFENPRFRYVL, from the exons ATGACATTCATACCAAAGAGTGAcgaaacaaaagagaaagttaTCTTAGAAGCTACAGCTAAAGATGACATCGAAATTGGTCAAATGACCTCGCTGGACGAGGCCGAACTATTCCTGCAAGAACATGGTGTTACGGACACTCAGTTACAAGAGCTGCTTAATGACTCGAAGAAATCAAAGGAATTAGTGAGAAAGGTCGACTTGATagttcttccccttctttgtGGGACGTATGTGTTGCAGTATATCGACAAGCAG GCTCTTGCGTATAGTGCTGTGTTCGATCTGTTCACAGATGCCCATATCAACAGCAATCAGTATAGCTGGCTAGTCAGTATTTTCTACTTTG GATACTTCTTCTGGGAATACCCGGCCAGTCATCTTGCCCAACGGCTTCCGACCGGAACTGTGATATCGTCATTCGT ACTCTCCTGGGGATCAATGTTGATGATCACTGCCGCCTGTAACAACTTCACCGGGTTGGGAATTACCCGCTTCCTGTTGGGCTGCTTCGAGG CCCCAATCACACCATGCTTTATGATGATTGTTGGGATGTGGTATACACGCCAGGAACAGCCTTTCCGTGCCGGATGCTTCTACTGCTGCAACGGTGTTGGTTCCATG CTCGGCGGCCTGATCACATTCGCCATCGGACAGATCAAGACCTTCCCAGTCTGGCGAGCAGTCTTCCTGATCTGCGGTGGCGTAACAGTTATCTGGGGAGGAATATTGATGCTCTTCCTGCCCAACAGCGTCTTGACCGCAAAACGATTCTCGGTTGAAGAAAAGATTCTACTCGTGGGCCGAGGAAAGCAGAACCAGACA GGAATCCTCAACCGCTCAGTAAAATGGTACCAAATCCGCGAAGCCTTCATCGACCCACAAGTCTGGCTCTTATTCCTCTTCACTCTCCTCAACGAAACCATCAACGGCGGCACCGCAAAT TTCGGAAAATTAATCATAAAAGGCCTCGTCTCAAGCCCCCTCCTAACAACAGCCCTCGGCATCCCCCAAGGCGCCTTCCaagtcctcttcatcctctccggcTCCTACCTCTCCACCCGCTTCAAGAACATCCGGACGATAATCATGATCCTCTACCTCATCCCCACAGTCATCGGAATCAGTCTCCTGTGGAAACTCCCCCGAACAAACCGCTACGGCGTCCTGTTCGGCTACTATATC CTAGGCGCCTACGTCTCCTCCCTAGTCCTCTCCCTCCAAATGCCCTCCAGCAACATGGGTGGCTACACCAAACGCGTAACTGCCACCGCCTTCGTCTTCCTAGCCTACTGTATCGGGAATATCATCGGTCCGCATGCTTTTCTTGCCAAGGAGGCCCCAATTTATCAAACAGGGTGTAAGTTGGTTCTGGCCTGTGCGTTGTGCCAGATGGTTTGTGCGGCTTGTTTGAGGGTTCTTTTGGTTAGGAGGAATaagaggagggaggagaggatgcGGTCTGATCCTGGTTTGGATGGGCAGGGTGAGAGTGATGTTATGGCTGATTTGACGGATTTTGAG AATCCGAGGTTTCGGTATGTTCTGTGA
- a CDS encoding extracellular lipase, with product MSFSIIGLASRFRKGLSLVPRCETPSSTPSTLFAASDMHYRQLVKGAFFALSQLAPQKKCPGKQLLPIKGDNGNSEDCLTVNIFRPHGVHGKLPVAVYVHGGAYNRGTSSMHNTASMVGWSEQPFIGVSFNYRIGALGFLPSTTTAEEGILNLGLHDQILLFKWVQDNIEAFGGDPSQVTLFGLSAGAHSIAHHIMNHDLGHTLFHRAIIESGAATSRAVHSYDAHLHEDQFRQFVEEAGCKDAPSHEVMDCLRGQPESAITNASFTVFDRYNPSVRWAFQPVIDGELIKQRPIDAWESGKWNKIPILTGFNTNEGTYYVPPSMSKSEEFTAFFQTLLPAYSASDIKTIDKLYPDPAKDTSSPYVDTRALPVGPQYKRVEAAYGHYAYACPVRQTAKFASAGQEPPVFLYRWALNKTVQGGANHGDQMAYETFNPEVRAISENQEKIAGTLHAYFTSFIVSGDPNAVPGAYADRPSWETYDTSSSGRIMVFGEGNDERAGGSGVGIAAQVVDDDWSRKECNFWWTKSGISD from the exons ATGTCTTTCTCGATAATCGGCCTCGCATCACGCTTCCGCAAGGGACTGTCGTTGGTACCACGGTGCGAGACACCCTCAAGCACCCCGTCGACGCTTTTCGCGGCATCCGATATGCACTACCGCCAATTGGTGAAAGGCGCTTTCTTCGCGCTGAGCCAATTGGCCCCTCAGAAGAA GTGCCCTGGCAAGCAATTGCTACCGATCAAAGGTGACAACGGAAACAGCGAGGATTGCCTGACTGTCAACATTTTCCGACCGCATGGCGTCCATGGCAAATTGCCCGTTGCTGTGTACGTCCATGGCGGCGCGTACAATCGGGGAACAT CGTCCATGCATAACACGGCCTCAATGGTTGGCTGGTCCGAGCAACCCTTTATCGGAGTCAGTTTTAATTACCG GATTGGCGCCCtcggctttcttccttccaccACAACAGCCGAAGAGGGTATCCTGAACCTGGGTCTGCACGATCAGATCCTCTTGTTCAAATGGGTGCAGGATAACATCGAAGCCTTCGGAGGCGATCCCTCCCAAGTGACGTTGTTTGGACTCTCTGCTGGTGCCCATTCG ATTGCGCACCATATCATGAACCATGACCTCGGTCACACCCTTTTCCACCGTGCCATAATCGAGTCGGGCGCCGCAACCTCCCGGGCCGTCCATTCTTACGACGCTCACCTCCACGAGGACCAATTCCGCCAGTTTGTCGAGGAAGCCGGCTGCAAGGATGCACCCAGTCATGAGGTGATGGACTGTCTACGCGGTCAACCCGAGTCCGCTATCACCAACGCCTCCTTCACCGTGTTTGACCGATACAACCCCTCCGTACGATGGGCCTTCCAACCCGTCATCGACGGAGAACTCATCAAACAACGACCCATCGACGCCTGGGAATCCGGCAAATGGAACAAAATACCAATTCTGACGGGATTCAACACCAACGAAGGCACGTACTACGTACCCCCGTCCATGTCCAAGTCGGAAGAGTTCACCGCGTTCttccaaaccctcctccccGCCTACTCGGCATCCGATATCAAAACAATCGACAAGCTCTACCCCGATCCAGCGAAGGATACCTCGTCGCCTTATGTCGATACAAGAGCTCTACCGGTCGGACCTCAATACAAACGCGTCGAGGCCGCATACGGGCACTACGCGTACGCCTGTCCGGTGCGCCAGACGGCGAAGTTTGCCTCGGCAGGCCAGGAGCCTCCTGTCTTCCTTTATCGCTGGGCACTCAATAAGACTGTGCAAGGTGGCGCGAACCATGGCGACCAAATGGCATACGAAACTTTTAACCCCGAGGTGCGTGCTATCTCTGAGAATCAGGAGAAGATTGCGGGTACCTTGCATGCATACTTTACTTCGTTCATTGTTTCTGGGGACCCGAATGCTGTCCCTGGTGCGTATGCAGACCGTCCCAGCTGGGAGACGTATGATACATCTTCCTCTGGTAGGATCATGGTGTTCGGTGAAGGGAATGATGAGCGCGCAGGCGGAAGTGGCGTGGGAATTGCGGCGCAGGTGGTGGATGACGACTGGAGTCGGAAGGAATGTAATTTCTGGTGGACGAAGTCAGGGATCTCGGATTAG
- a CDS encoding putative homocysteine S-methyltransferase, which produces MMTRQLPILLLDGGLGTTLGDPPHNITFTAETPLWSAHLLISSPSTLEEVHKAFATVGADIILTATYQTSFEGFTLTDPRYTADDAAHFMRSAIPLARRAGSSSGRTVKVALSLGPYGATMSPVGAEYTGLYPEEMNSEAKLREWHARRLCVFVDETGSWDNFEYIAFETVRRADEVKAIRGAMSDVLADMYQGQGPDSEKNQLAMGKKPWWICGVFPDEEVDEEDVRAWVRAAVGTQEEETGVYLPRPWGIGVNCTRIGNVGRIVSIMQDELRNLEDLRTKGYVDEWNSVTGKPWLVLYPDGTNGEKYDPVTKTWVATETGKETRPWHEIYWDVVQGLPEGAWEGVVMGGCCRAGPEQIATLRRRIDERSNAQGV; this is translated from the coding sequence ATGATGACAAGACAACTCCcgatcctcctcctcgacggTGGTCTGGGTACCACCCTCGGCGACCCTCCCCACAACATCACCTTCACGGCCGAAACACCCCTCTGGTCCGCCCACCTACTGATTTCCTCGCCCTCCACCCTCGAGGAAGTCCACAAAGCCTTTGCGACAGTCGGCGCCGATATCATCCTAACTGCTACATATCAAACGAGCTTTGAGGGATTTACGCTCACGGACCCTCGTTACACGGCCGACGATGCAGCGCACTTTATGCGCTCCGCGATTCCGCTTGCGCGACGCGCGGGATCGTCCTCAGGGAGGACGGTGAAGGTTGCACTATCGCTGGGTCCCTACGGCGCAACGATGTCCCCTGTCGGGGCGGAGTATACGGGCCTATATCCGGAAGAGATGAATTCAGAAGCGAAGCTGCGCGAGTGGCATGCGCGACGGCTGTGCGTGTTCGTGGACGAGACGGGGTCGTGGGACAACTTTGAATACATTGCGTTTGAGACGGTCAGGAGGGCGGATGAAGTGAAGGCCATCCGTGGGGCTATGTCGGATGTGCTGGCAGACATGTATCAGGGTCAAGGGCCCGATTCGGAGAAGAACCAATTGGCAATGGGGAAGAAGCCATGGTGGATCTGTGGTGTCTTTCCagatgaggaggttgatgaggaggatgtaCGGGCGTGGGTACGTGCAGCTGTTGGCACACAGGAGGAAGAAACGGGAGTTTATCTTCCCCGGCCATGGGGTATCGGGGTGAATTGCACCCGGATTGGCAATGTTGGGCGGATTGTCTCGATCATGCAGGATGAGCTGCGTAACCTAGAGGATCTAAGAACAAAGGGCTACGTTGACGAGTGGAACAGCGTGACTGGAAAACCCTGGCTGGTGTTGTATCCCGATGGCACTAATGGGGAGAAGTACGACCCTGTCACGAAGACGTGGGTCGCAACGGAGACGGGAAAAGAAACACGCCCGTGGCACGAGATCTACTGGGATGTGGTACAGGGGCTGCCTGAGGGTGCGTGGGAGGGTGTAGTAATGGGTGGTTGTTGTCGGGCTGGGCCCGAGCAGATCGCTACACTGCGCAGGAGGATTGATGAACGGTCCAATGCTCAAGGCGTTTAA